The genomic region AGGAATGGGTGCAGTGGAGGCGGGGTGTGGGGGCAGGCTTGAGAGCCGGGGTGGTCTGGGTGTGAGCACACCTCTTCCACTCCCAGccttgtgaccttggacagggCATCCTCCCTTGCCCGGGCTCCCTCAGTCCTCCGATGGAGGTGGGTACCTCTCATTCCCCACAACTGGCATGCCGGAATCCATCAACAAATGCTTTGACGTCCTCCATTCTCCCACGCTTCCCTACCAGCCTTTCTGGTCCTTATTTGACCCTGCTCTTCCCCCCACAGCTATTGACTCCTTCGACCACAAAAAGTTCTTCCAAATGGTCGGCCTGAAGAAAAAGAGTGCGGATGATGTGAAGAAGGTGTTTCATATCCTGGACAAGGACAAAAGTGGCTTCATCGAGGAGGATGAGCTGGGGTAAGCGGAGGCCTGCAGGGGCTGCCCAGCCCACGGCTGTGCGAGAGGGAGTGGGGGCTGGGACTCTAGCTTCCAAGTGTCCATCAGACCTGCCTTTCACTCTGCCTGCTTCACAGAAAGTAACGGTGCGTGAAGGCAGTGCTCGGACCCAGGGCACCAGGGGAGAAGGCTTCCCGGCACTATTGCTTCGGAAGAGTAAAACCCTCAGCTGAAAGTGCAACTAACTAGGTTAAGTGATAGCCACTTAATATTGCTAATGGAGTGATGCTACTTAATAATTTAATACAAATGAAGAGGCAGTTTTTGTTGCTGCCTAGCACCATAGGCAGGGCAGAAAGCATTCACTTGagtatttcattgattttcatttGTCTGACAATTTCCACCTTCCTGCAGCCCCCAGCCCTCTGGTACTTGTGTGGCTGGTGCATTTTCTGGGCAAGCCAGGGATGCAGAACCAGCTCTGGGGGTCCAGGGGTCCttggagaaaagcagagaaggagaAGGCTGTGGCTAGGAAAATGTATGCCTCCATCTGCTAAACCATCTCCTGCCATAATCCCCTCGGCCACCCAGCCATGTCTACTGACTCAGGTTGCCTTATGTCACCTTCTGGCCAAGAAAGCCTTGAGTTTTGTCACAAAGAgaagcggggggggggggtgcagGGAGAGGCCTTCAAGTAGGGACTTCCCCAACCATCCTGTCTCCCCGCTAAACCATCTCACAAGGGTACCTTCTGTCTAGAACCTTCATATTCTACCCACTTACATCCAACATGCATGCACACTtctgcgcgcgcgcgcacacacacacacattcacagagGCTGACTTCTCCCTGTCCTCCAGGCATCACCTTCACTGGGAagcctccctgctcctcccctcaccccaggcGGGCCGATACAGCTTCTGAGCGCCCTCCTCCACTTCCGCCCTCATTGTGCCCATCACACCGTGTGGTCTCTCTTGGAGCCCATGACCTCCTTATTTTTTTCAGTGCCTTCTGAAGATCACCACTGTGACCCCACTTTCCAGCATATGCCTGACACAGAAGTGACACTTAGTGGATACTTGTTGGATAAATTAACCAGTGTAGGTGCCCTCCCTGAAGTGGGATCAGCCCTTTGCTGAGGACAGCCTGTCCTTTCCTGAATACTCATCCACGAAAGCACAGCCACCGAGCAGGCTACCTGGCACAGAGCACCTGTGTGCGTGACTGCTGCTCGCTGCCTGTCCCAGCCACCCCTTTCCCCACGCAGACACCAGACCACCCTCCATCCAGCGTCCTGCAAGGAGACCTCGGCCTGACTCCCTCACCggctttctcccttttctcctccagATTCATCCTAAAAGGCTTCTCCCCAGATGCCAGAGACCTGTCTGCTAAAGAAACCAAGACGCTGATGGCTGCTGGAGATAAAGATGGGGACGGCAAAATTGGGGTTGACGGTGGGTAGCGGTGACCTGGGGTCTGGGCATATTGTGGATCTTGGGGTGTTGGATGCAAAAAGTTTGAAGCTATGTCTGTCACAAGGAAGGGATGATATGGGGCCCCTCACTCCCCTAGATTAGAAGATAAAAATCAGTCCATTAGGTCTGAGAGCTCTGCCACATACTCCAGACAAAGGAAAACTGGTGTATTTTCCTAATTTGAAAACCTAAAAGGAGTAGATTCTGTTTTTCCTGCTGGGTAGGGGATCCAGGAGgactagggattttttttttttcctgaactcaGCCTGCACTTTTGCATGAATACTGATCCAAGCTCTGCCcaaactggctgtgtgaccttgggcagtgtCTCTCAATCACTGGGCCTCTGTCTCCCATCTGTAATCCAAGGAAATGAGGCCGACTAATCCCCAAGGATCCTCTACCTCTCACATTCTGATTCCAGGGATGGAAATTCCTATCTCCTCTCCTCCTCAGCATCTTGTCCTGGTGTCCTGTAACCCCAAGTCTCAAAACCTGTTTGGGTTTTACTCAAATGTACTATTCTAGCCTTGCAGCAGAGCCAGGAAAAACGGTAAGCCAGAAATCAGCGGGGAATTCGGACGGGGAATACCTGGTCCTGCCTTGCTTTGCAAGCTTCGATGTTAGCACAGATGAGAGACCAGTGGCCCACCGTCCACTCCTTTCTCCATTTGGCTCCATGTGGCATTCATACAGCGCACCCACATTGCCATCTCTCTTAGCATCATGATTTCCTCAGGAATTATCTCCAGTTTGCAGGTGGGCAAATGGACTTTGACGGTGCTTAGCCTAGTTCAAAAGAGCTAGGACACAGTGGTGGGGCAGGGATTTAGAACTAGGCCTGAATGAGTGTTTGCAGCATGCTAAGCTGCTATTTGCTCCCATAATGGGCTTTTCTGCTGATCTCAGAGAAAACTGTGTGTAGGTGCTTGGCCTCTGGGCCCCAGGCTATCtcggttcaaatcccagccctccTGCTTTCGAGCTGTGTGACCGTGTACAATTAGATAACtactctgggcctctgttttctcatctctgaacTGAACATAATGATAATTCCTATAGGGTGATTACAAGGGTTAGATGTGTTAATATGTAAAGTGCCTAGAGTAAATgctatatatgcatttattagcTAATTCATTTAAAACTAGGGACTGTGTTGCATTCATCCTTCTAGCCCCAGTATCTAGCCAATACCCCACACAAAGCAGGTTCTTCATAAACATCTGTGCCTGAGTATAAAACCCAGACCCCCATGCTCTGCTCCCTCTCTGCCCCTTGCCAGCTGTGACCTTGAACACATCACCTCTGCACACCTACGTTCCCTTGCCTGGCAAATGGGGTGCATGCGCTTCTCCTAAGACCTGTCTGGACTCGTTGTGAAAATTAAGTTTCTGTGAATACAAAATTGCTTTGGGAAAGGTACAGGGAATATGAAAGTAGGTGTATGCTTATGAGctagagggttttttgttgttgttgtttatttcttttttgtttgtttgtttcctgccAGTAACGAGAATGGAGAATCCCTATCAAGGTCAAATGCAGGGGGTCCCCTGGCTGTCTGATGCCAGCTGCCCTTCTTGTGgctaggagggagggaggtggtttTAAAGGAGTGGAGTAGAGGGTATTGGAAAGGCATCATTGGCTTGGCTGCTCCTCGGGCTTCTGGTGCTTGGCAGATCCTCCCtcacacccccatccccaccagtCTGCTTATCAGACAGCTCCACCCCAAGGCTTGGCTCCCACCTCAACCCTGACCCAGGCCTCCAGACCtgccttccatttttatttgcagCCAATATGCCATAGCTCAGAAGCCCTGGGCCGGGTCTTCATGGCTGACTGCTCACAGACAACCTACATGATGAAGAAAAACCAAGCCAGACCTGGCCCagttccctgcctccctccctccctccctgccacacTCAGATCTTAAAGCATCAACTAAACTCTTCTAACAGATCCAGCAGATGTTGACTGAGTAGCAACTCTGTGCCTGGCAatggaagagataaaaataattcaggCCCATTTCCTGACTGGGTGCCCCTGAGCACCTGCTCCTTAGCCCTGAgccccagcttcctcatctgtaaactaggCATTATAACGTGAGAATGAGGCCTGtagtgcccagcacatagcaaatgctcaataaacgGCAACTCcaatgccttatttatttatttatttagagacagtctttctctgttgcccaggctggagtgcagtggtataatctcagctccctgcaacctccgccttctgggtttaagcaattctcctgcctcagcctcccgagtagctgggactgtagacatgcaccaccatgcccagctaatttttgtatttttagtggagatggggtttcaccatgttggccaggctggtcttgaactcctggcctcaagtcatctgcccacctcagcctcccaaagtgctggggttacaagcataagccacccaCCTGGCCATACAATGTCATTGTTATTGTCTGCACGTTGCTTGCAGctctacacatatacacaaacaagTGATAGTGCCAGCCAGAGGCAGAGGTGCAGGCTTCAGGCATTTTGTGCAGACTTGGAGGCTATGCTGCAGGCTGTAGGGGACAGAGGGAGTGGGGTCCAGGCAAGGCATTGGCATCAGCTGGAAACTGTAGGGTATGTTCAGAAAGGGGCAAGAAGATTGTTTTGCCAAGAATGGGAGGAAAGACTTATTAGCTGGGCATGTCATGTGTGTCCAGCCCAGTGCTGGGTTTGGTTACCTCATTTGACCTTGGGATGACAGAAGACAAAAGTGCAGATGTAGAAAGGGCAGCCCAGGGAGTGAGTGCAAGGTCACACTGCCAGCACGTGCGagggccaggattcaaacccaaaaGCATGGTCCAGGCCCACCTGTGCAGCCTCCATTGAGCTCATAGGCAAGACATAAAATAGACAATGAGCACAGACCACCCTGAGGCACTGGGGCCCCACACCTCATGCTTTTGAGGTGGGAAGATGCGGATGCCCCCTTCCTCACTCCCAACCCCCTAACGCAGGAAGGGTGGGTGCCGTGATGCCCAATAGGTGGTGAGATGGGAAGCAGAGCCTTTTTGGGGCCCAGGACATTCTGTTTCAGATACTCTGCTTTGCTGTCACTCTCTCTTAAGGCCAGAGGGCCCAAGCCCCACCTATAGCTGGAAGATGCCTTCAGCTCCTGGTAGGATCTGGGGCATGTCCCAGAGAGCCCTTCTGACCATGAAGTGCCTCATCTTTAAAACCACGAGGcacgccgggcgtggtggctcacacctgtaatcccagcactttgggaggccaaggcaggtggatcacaaggtcaggagttcgagaccagcctgaccaacatggcaaaaccccgtctctactaaaaataaaaaaattagccgggtgtggtggcacatgcctgtaatcccagctactcaggaggctaaggcagcagaatcacttgaacctgggaggtggaggttgccgtgagctgaggtcacaccattgcactccagcctgggcaacagagcaagactctgtcaaaacaaaaacaaaaacaaaaacaaaaaacaaaccatggGGCAGATAACTAGCCAGTTACTGGGGTACACTCCAGCCCTGGAATTTCACAGATGTCCCAGTGGATAAACGTCTACACAGAGGACCACTTCAGTATTTTGGCTCAGCTGCGTGACCTTGAATGACGATGGCAATAGCATCCAACTTCATAGAGCACTCaatacatgccaggcactgtgcttagcATTtccctcatttaatcttcctagCTGTCTCTGAAATGTATACTActatgattcccattttatagatgagcacactcaggctcagagagactAAGGGCTTGCATAAACCCTTTAGGCTAGGAAGAGAAAAGATCAAGGTCTGAAGTCAGGTCTGTTGAGCTCCAAAGCACATGACCTGTGCTgcctgcttcattcattcattcattcattcatagttTAGTTTATGATAAGATGATTTTATTGATTGACTTATTGcctatttctttctcctccactAGGATGTCAGGTCCGCTGAACaggaactttgttttgttcagttctaatcccagcacctagCATAGGGCCTGGCCCATAGTGAGAGAACAAGAAAAGtgtattggttgaatgaatgaatgaatgaatgaatgaatgaatgaatgaattgaacaAGTGCTCAGTTCTGGGCAGCACTGTGCAGTGATGAGGACGCACAACTGCTGTATGTAGGGGGAGATGATCTGCAAGCTGAGGTTGGGGATCTGTGGGGACTTGTCTGTAGCAGGTGCTGGGAGAGCCCCAAACCAGGGACTGCCTCTCTTCCCTGCTCTGTTTGTCCTTCTGAAGGTGAGTGATATTTACCAGGTTCTTGAAGATCCTGTATTGAAGGGAGGGGGTAGGAAGACAAAGTTCTAATAATAACCCTTTGCATTCCTGTCTCTGGGGCAACTACTTCCAGGAAACTCAAAGGCTTTTATAGATGTGGTTGATTGATTCTCAAAGGCCACCCTAAAAGGCTGGTGCAGAGCTGATATGGGGAGGGGCTGAAGgctgaaaaggaaagagaagctagaaaaagaGGCGAAGGGTgccaaaaaaaatctttgttaaaGCACCTGCGGTTGCAAAGCCCAGGCATAAAAAGCAGACAAAGCAGACTATGTGGCAGGTGCCTTTTCAAATACTTCACCTTCACAGCGGGTCTCCAGCTGGGAGTCGgtgtcagcatcacctggagggCCTTTGGCAACACAGATGGCTGTGCCAGACCCAGGAGTTTCTGATTTCTTAGGTGGAGCCCAcacttttgcatttctaacaagttagCAGATGGTGCTAATGATCTGGCGAACCACACTTAGAGGACCACTGCCTTACAATAATCCTAGAAAGTAGATGCCATCGCTATCGCCATTTTGCAAGTGAAGAAGCTGAGGTATCGCGAGAAGTGACATGCCCAGGGTCTCTCTGTAGCACAGCTAGGACTGAGGCACAGTGGTCCAGCCAGGACCCTCTGCCATCCTGCCTCACATGGGCATGTGTCCCCAGCCTGGACCTTCCAAACTCAATGCCTGCCCCCGCAGAAATGTGCCGACCGACAGGAATCGAGGTTAGCATCCGTTCCCACTTCCTGTGTGCCAAGTGCTGCCCATAGGCCTTACCTCTTTTAACTCATTCAAACCTCCCAACAGCTCTACAAGATATCTTTATTACTGATAcatacaaggaaactgaggcccagggaagcagAGCGACTTGCTGTGAAGCCTCGGGGCCCTCTTCAAACCTTGACTCCTCATATCTTGCTGCAGAGAAGATCCGCAGGCCCCACGCGCACACGTGCCTGCACGCAGTCCTAGTTACATTCTTCCCGAAACCCATTCCCGGTGATGGATCCACTGCCCTCTGCTTTAAGCGTGTCTAGACTCAAGAGTCTGGGGTTTGCATTTTGCTTCTGTTGCTGAAACGTAGTCATCATTATTGTCTAACCTTGCAGCCCCCTCGCCACTCACTCCCATGCCTGAAAGAATTTACCTTTTCTGCTTCCCTTTGGCAAAATCTGTTCTCTTTTATCTTTAAGTAGCCTATTTACTGTGAGAGGCGGAGCGATAGCGTGAGGCCTTGGGCTGTGGTGGAGCCCCTGAGTCAGGCAGAAATTAGAAAGCCAAATGTTGGGGGTCAGCCGTGGGAATGGCTGTATCTTTTCCTCTTTCATGACATCCATTCCCACACCTGGAAAGTGGGGAGAAAAATACTCACCCTACAGGGTTGTTGCTCAAATGAAGGGAATGTTCTGGAAATGATTCCTTTCCTCTTATTTTATGGGAATGCTTTGCTTGTCACCCACCTAAAACCTTTTGAAAGTGGTGGAATCTCAATCCTCAACAGAAATGAAATGGAGTCTAAAGCAGGAGAAAAGTGAGAGGGATAGAAGGAGAATTTGCCGGTCTCCCTGTAATTCTAGCTCTCCGGCCTCTATGGGGATTTGATTTCTAAGTAGGACAAGATGCTCATATCAAGGCCAGCCCAGGGTTTTGAGGGCAGAGCCCTAAGGTGCACTATGCTTTGTCCCATCTCACTGCACCCTGGTACCAGCTCAGTGAGGTCTAGGGGACACTGTGATCCCCACTGAGAGACGTGAAAACCAAAGCCCCGTAGACAGTAAGTGCCAAAGTCACATAGCAAGTCCTTGGCCCAACGGGACCCGGGTCTCCTGACTCCACCACTCCCTCCCCTAAGCTGAGCTGAGACGTTTTAGTTATAAATGGCTTCTGTGCTTAGCAAGCTGCTCCTTTTATTCCCGTGTGGACTTTCCCTAGCTCTGGCCTTATGCTGCACTAGAAAAGATTTAGCAAGGGGAGAGGAAGCAGTCCTCCTTACATAACTGGCCTTCTGTGAAAGGGAGCAGCTGCttggtggaaaaagacattccccTCCATGCATCCCTCTGCTTCTGCCTCTGGGGGTTGCAGCTTGAGTTAGAATGCGGGGCCATTTAACTCCAACCTTTGAGGAAGAGACGCACCCTGGCCCCGGCCACGCCTGTTGGAATCTTTCTAGCTGAGTGAcactcagcctcagtttctctgtaaataaaatgaagataagagAACCGACGAGGATGAAGTGGAATAACACACTGCgcggtgcctggcacagagtgagcCGCAGAACTGTTGACGCGGCCTCCTTGTGGCTATCTGGCTTGACCCGGAGtgactctgcctcccagttctCCAGGATGGGAAGGTGATCCCTGTTTGAGATACCAATTTATAAGAAACCGAGCCCGGGAGCTATTTAGAGGCGAGGTGATAAACCAGGAGGCCGGCTCCTTCATCCCGGTCATCACGGTCATCACgacagagggagggaaagagccTTCCAGCCGCTGACTCAATGGCTGGCTCAGTTTCGCTTTGGGCCATCACTGTGTGCCGGTCTCACCTGTCAATAGCTTCTAAATTTGTCCAATCCCCACAGCCTTGGACTAGGGCAGACCTAATTAGGCTAATTTCAGTTTcctaagggaaagaaaagaacagaatcCTCCAGTTCTCTGATcctccctctgctgcctccctcccacccccgtCCCTACCGTCTACCTCCTTCGTCTCTTTCTGATTGGACAATGACGACATCTGCGAGCTGGCCCCAGAGGGGGTTGGGCGAGGTTTTAGCCTGCAAAGGTACTGCTGTACTTGCATGTCTTAGAAGAGAATGATGATTCTGGATGCCTCCAAAGGAAGACTGTCTCTTCTACCTGTCAACATTAAGAGTTGATTTAGTCGCAttcccactgtgtgccaggcactgtgctgggtactCCTTCTCCGTTATCTCATGGAGCCTTTACCATAACCCTATAAGGAGATAGTCCcagtatccccattttatagacgaggaaactgaggatcaggAACTAAGTTGCCGTGGATGGGTGTGCCGGAGGTGGGATGCTATTCGTCTCACTGATGGGATAGATGGATTGGAAACTTGTACCAGGTCAGCTGGTTGTTCTTTAGGTTTTCCATGCCCTCTGTTTATATCTTCCTTTTCCTGCTTAGTTTCAGGACTTTCGTGGTTAATGTTATGTCAAAGCTCCAACCTGTGTCCGTTGTGCTGGGGAGATCCACACAGGAGGTGGAACTAACACTTAGAagttactatgtgccagtcatgTTACCGCTTCTGGTCTTTCTAATAGCTATCTAAACAGGCATTATTAtacccactttacaaatgagaaaactgagcttcAGAGAGCTAAAGTAGTGACTGATGGCCACCTAGCCAGGTAGTGATGGAACAAGATTCAGACGTAGGTCCGGGGTTGCTGGACGGTTGCAGGTAGGTGCCGGGATGGAGGCAGGAAATACTGGGATCATGGAGACAAACAATGGCAACATGAACAACAATGATGCTAACAATTACCAGTTACAGTACCATTTAGAGCCTCCTGCTTCTGCCAGGCAGTAGCCAGGCATTTTATAGGTTTGGTTTCAAAGTGGCTTGAGGTATAGAAACACTTTGGTTGCAACATCACCGGATACCGAGAGCTTGCTGTGCATCAGGCCTGTGACCAAGAGCTTTAGTGCTGGCTCCTCTGAACAACTTAAGGAAGTAGGTACTATCATGAgctccatttgacagatgaggtgAAGCATCTAGTTGAAGGCCACAGGAACAAGAAATGGGAGCTGGGTGTTACCCCCAGCTTGCTTGCTCCAAACACCATGTGACAGCCAGAAAGGCGTCTTCTAGACCCAACACTCACTCATAAGAAAACCAGACCAGGGAGGATGAGGTGTGTTGTCCAAGGACAGCAGCAGATGCCAAAGCCAAGACTAGAACCTGATCGTTCAAAGCTGCATTCGCCATCCTGGAATCCTACCTACTGCCCGTTCAGCTGACCTAGAGTTTATGGGATctttgtttgtgggtttttttttttttttttgagacagagtctcactgtgtcacccaggctggagtgtggtggtgtgatctcagctcactgcaatctccatctccgcggttcaagccattctcctgcctcagcctcctgagtacctgggattacaggtgcgcgccaccatgcctggctaacttttgtatttttagtagagacggggtttcaccatgttggtcaggctggtctcgaactcctgaccttgtgatctacccacctcggcctcccaaagtgttgggattacaggcatgagccaacgcacccagccagttatttgtttttctttaaggagAGACCTGGGCATTTTAGAGGAAGGGTTTGGCTAGGAGACCCGTTAGTTAATTGACTGGCTCCTAAGAGCTCAGCCCTGAGGCAGACATGAAAGGCACGGAAGAGGTGGCTCCTGCCCTCAATTTATCTACAAAGTCCCCTGTTGAAGGTTCTGAGGGGATAAAATTAGAATTCCGTGTTCTCTGCTGAAGGCCAGTGCATGTGGCTATTGTGATGTCCTGGCTGCTTCAGAATAGATTGCAAGGTGGGCAGAGGGGCTGATTTAAGAGGCTTTCAAAAACCCCACAGCTCCAAAGTACCTCCCAAAGTCTGACTCCAAAATGCCTGACTTTCCATCACTGGAGAGTCCCTCATTGGTGTCCCTGGGCCCCCATCACACCAGCTGCACCAAATCCCATCTAGTGTGAAGGTGATCAACGGACTCTTTACCGATGAGCAGCCTGAGAGCCCATAATTTCTAGAGTGAGGATGAAGGGGTCAGTGCAGGCTGGAGCACAGAGAGGACCAGCTTCCCCTCTTGACAGTCTCTCCACGAGCAGGCAATGGCAGACAGGCTCATGCATCCTTTATCCCAGGACAGAGAAACTCAGTGTCCCCAAACAGGGAATGCCAGTGCTGGCTGAAATGACAGGTTTAAGTTGGAGAGGGCTCATGCTTCTGCCTGAGCCGGGACGCTAGCCCTCTCAGAAGTAGCCTCTCCACATTCGTGTAGGGGGTTCCTGAGGCCGGAGGCCAAGTCCTGGCTCTGGCTCTTGTTTTCCACATGACCCTGACACCtcaccttcccagcctccatttccccatctataaaattaGAATCCTCCCAGACTGTCATGTGAATTATATGAAGTAAGTTAGAGCTTGTTGAACCTTAAGAAGGACTCATGAGccatctcatccatccatccatccatccatccatccattcatccatccatccatccatcctccatctatccatccagccATTCatacttctctccttccctccatccatccaccaactcctcatccatccatccatccatccatccatccatccatccatccatccatccctccatccatctacTCCATCCTTCCGTCCCACTatccctccctccatctgtccatccatccctccatccatccacccagtgCTTATTTacgagcacctactgtgtgccaggaacacTGTGGCTGCCAGGAGAGCAGTGAACGAGAGAGAGGCTCCCCTGCCCTCCAGAGTTTGTATTCTAGTAGGGGGAGACCGACAAAAATAAGTGCATATATAAGATCATTTCAGAGAGTGCCAAGGACtatgaagtaaataaaaaaggACTAATGAGATGGGGTGGTGATATTTGAGCTGGGACATGCGTCACTCTATACCTAGGTCAAAGTAGGTCAGAAACTACTGGGATGAAGAAGGAAGCCTAAAAGCATTTCTAGCTTGAATCATGTCTGCTGTGTGACCACGGTCAAGCTGCTTAACTTTCGAGCCTCAGtttgtttccccatctgtaaaatacagGCAAAGGTGTGTCTCTCATGGAGTAGTcgtgaggattcagtgagataatatatgcaaaatgcTTCCCACattggcattcaataaatgttagttactaGCTATAATTAATAAAAGTACTACGAATAAAAGACATCTCAAAATAACCACCTGCCCCACCGAGGTCCTGGAAGATCACAGACTCCTGGCTGAGAAAGTAAGCACTTTCACACCTGCCCTGTGGGAGGGACTCTGTACaagtgtttgttgtttttgtattt from Macaca thibetana thibetana isolate TM-01 chromosome 10, ASM2454274v1, whole genome shotgun sequence harbors:
- the PVALB gene encoding parvalbumin alpha: MSMTDLLNAEDIKKAVGAFSAIDSFDHKKFFQMVGLKKKSADDVKKVFHILDKDKSGFIEEDELGFILKGFSPDARDLSAKETKTLMAAGDKDGDGKIGVDEFSTLVAES